A single window of Nicotiana sylvestris chromosome 5, ASM39365v2, whole genome shotgun sequence DNA harbors:
- the LOC104214375 gene encoding pentatricopeptide repeat-containing protein At5g04810, chloroplastic isoform X1 produces MIMDSSTIFSLSSTAHYSPTPPPFTTSILTGKHHPSTTSTSILSLKSSSNDSSDKPTTSYSSTSLRRPTTTTNKSLNTPLSQNLKNPLKLLLNSPPATSPPPPSLSNKLWLSNKLSPPPPPPPTPPPPPPLAPNESDLDYSDDEEMQKSSEFREKGKIFIGNLPLWVKKKELEEFFRQFGPIKSVILIKGHHETELNKGFGFVIYGGSISTAEKAAMKAVEFDGVEFHGRVLTVKLDDGRRMKAKTEERKRWVEGEDDVEYRSKWHEEREGSRRDLRKVLDTEPENWQAVVRAFERIKKPSRKEFGLMVNYYGRRGDMHRARETFEKMRARGIEPTVHVYTNLIHAYAVARDMEEALSCVRRMKDEGIEMSLVTYSILVDGFAKLGNIEAAERWFKEAKERHPTLNAIIYGSIIYANCQTSNMDRAEELVREMEEEGIDAPIDIYHIMMDGYTSAGNEDKCLVVFDRLKECGFAPSVVSYGCLMNLYIKMGKVSKAFEVSERMKLAGIKHNMKTYSMLINGFIYLKDWANAFAIFEDVIRDGLKPDVVLYNNIIRAFCGMGNMDRALRIVEQMKKERHRPTSRTFIPIIHAFAKAGAIRKALDVFDMMRRSGCIPTVQTYNALILGLVEKCQMDKAVEVVDEMLLAGIRPNERTYTTIMDGYASLGDTGKAFEYFSRIKDEGLELDVYTYEALLKACCKSGRMQSALAVTKEMNAKNIPRNTFVYNILIDGWARRGDVWEAADLMQQMRQEGVQPDIHTYTSFVNACCKAGDMQKATNTIQEMKRVGVKPNVKTYTTLIHGWARASLPEKALKCFEEMKKSGLKPDKAVYHCLMTSLLSRATVAEDYIITGIHRVCEEMVESGLTVDMGTAVHWSRCLRKIERTGGDITEALQKTFPPDWNSHRNLNAASYDTRNNEGLNDSDHDDGPLYEVDSDSDDDTNTPAM; encoded by the exons ATGATAATGGATAGTAGTACTATCTTCTCCCTCTCCTCCACCGCACACTATTCTCCAACTCCGCCACCCTTCACCACCTCCATTCTCACCGGGAAACACCATCCCTCCACCACTTCCACTTCCATTCTCTCCCTCAAGTCTTCCTCTAACGACTCCTCAGATAAACCCACCACCTCCTACTCCTCCACCAGTCTCCGCCGtcccaccaccaccaccaacaaATCCCTTAACACCCCTCTTTCTCAGAATCTTAAAAACCCCTTAAAACTTCTACTTAATTCTCCTCCTGCCACTTCACCACCCCCACCGTCCCTCTCTAACAAACTTTGGTTATCCAATAAACTCTcaccacccccacccccacccccaacccccccccccccgccgcCGTTAGCACCTAATGAGAGTGATTTGGACTATTCAGATGATGAGGAAATGCAAAAAAGTAGTGAATTTAGAGAAAAAGGTAAAATCTTTATAGGGAATTTACCATTATGGGTTAAAAAAAAGGAGCTTGAAGAGTTCTTTAGGCAATTTGGGCCAATAAAGAGTGTGATTTTAATAAAGGGTCATCATGAAACAGAACTGAATAAGGGATTTGGGTTTGTGATATATGGGGGCTCAATCTCAACTGCTGAAAAGGCGGCAATGAAGGCTGTAGAGTTTGATGGGGTTGAATTTCATGGAAGAGTGTTGACTGTTAAATTGGATGATGGGAGGAGAATGAAGGCGAAAACCGAGGAAAGGAAGAGGTGGGTGGAAGGGGAAGATGATGTGGAGTATAGGTCCAAGTGGCATGAGGAGAGGGAAGGGTCAAGGAGGGATTTGAGGAAGGTTCTAGATACAGAGCCAGAGAATTGGCAGGCCGTGGTGCGTGCTTTCGAGAGAATCAAGAAG CCATCCAGGAAAGAGTTTGGTTTAATGGTGAACTATTATGGAAGGCGTGGTGACATGCATCGTGCACGTGAAACCTTTGAAAAGATGCGTGCTCGAGGTATAGAGCCAACGGTTCATGTATATACCAA CCTCATCCATGCTTATGCGGTAGCTAGAGACATGGAAGAAGCACTATCTTGTGTAAGGAGAATGAAAGATGAAGGAATTGAAATGAGTTTGGTGACTTACAGCATCCTTGTTGATGGATTCGCGAAACTGGGCAACATAGA AGCTGCAGAGCGATGGTTTAAGGAGGCTAAAGAGAGGCATCCAACTTTAAATGCCATTATATATGGAAGCATCATCTATGCTAATTG CCAAACAAGCAATATGGACCGAGCTGAAGAGCTGGTTAGGGAGATGGAAGAAGAGGGTATTGATGCTCCAATTGATATATATCATATCATGATGGATGGTTATACTTCGGCAGGGAATGAGGATAAATGTCTCGTTGTATTTGATAGACTTAAA GAGTGTGGATTTGCTCCTTCAGTTGTCAGTTACGGATGTTTAATGAATCTCTATATCAAG ATGGGCAAAGTCTCCAAAGCTTTTGAGGTCAGTGAAAGGATGAAGCTAGCTGGCATAAAGCATAACATGAAGACATATTCCATGTTGATCAACGGCTTCATTTATTTGAAAGATTGGGCAAATGCTTTTGCAATTTTTGAGGATGTAATAAGAGATGGTTTGAAGCCAGATGTGGTGCTTTATAATAACATTATCAGAGCATTTTGTGGCATGGGTAACATGGACCGTGCTTTACGTATTGTTGAGCAAATGAAAAAGGAGAGGCATAGACCTACCTCGCGGACTTTTATACCGATTATACATGCCTTTGCTAAAGCTGGAGCAATAAGAAAGGCACTTGACGTTTTTGATATGATGAGAAGGAGTGGATGCATCCCAACTGTTCAAACTTATAATGCATTAATTCTTGGCCTTGTTGAGAAGTGTCAG ATGGACAAAGCTGTGGAAGTTGTAGATGAGATGTTGCTTGCAGGAATTAGGCCAAATGAGCGTACATATACAACCATTATGGATGGTTATGCATCTCTTGGTGATACAGGAAAAGCTtttgaatatttttcaagaattaaagatGAGGGTCTGGAGCTTGACGTATATACATATGAGGCATTGCTCAAGGCATGTTGTAAATCAGGCAGGATGCAAAGTGCTTTGGCAGTGACAAAAGAAATGAATGCCAAAAACATTCCCAGGAATACCTTTGTGTACAACATATTAATTGACGG ATGGGCTCGAAGAGGTGATGTTTGGGAGGCTGCTGATTTGATGCAACAAATGAGGCAAGAAGGAGTTCAACCTGACATCCATACCTATACTTCTTTCGTAAATGCTTGTTGTAAAGCTGGAGACATGCAG AAagcaacgaacacaattcaagagATGAAAAGGGTTGGGGTTAAACCCAATGTTAAAACCTATACCACTCTCATACACGGTTGGGCACGGGCTTCGCTTCCAGAAAAGGCTTTAAAATGCTTTGAAGAGATGAAGAAATCTGGTTTGAAGCCAGACAAAGCCGTATATCATTGTTTAATGACATCACTGTTGTCAAGAGCCACAGTTGCTGAAGATTACATAATAACGGGGATCCACCGTGTATGTGAAGAGATGGTGGAATCTGGATTGACTGTTGATATGGGAACTGCAGTTCATTGGTCCAGATGCTTGCGGAAGATTGAGAGAACCGGAGGTGATATAACAGAAGCCCTTCAGAAGACCTTCCCTCCTGATTGGAATTCCCACAGAAATCTTAATGCAGCGTCATATGATACCAGGAATAACGAAGGGTTAAACGATAGTGATCACGACGATGGTCCTTTGTATGAGGTTGACAGTGACAGTGACGATGATACAAATACCCCTGCAATGTAA
- the LOC104214375 gene encoding pentatricopeptide repeat-containing protein At5g04810, chloroplastic isoform X2, translating into MVNYYGRRGDMHRARETFEKMRARGIEPTVHVYTNLIHAYAVARDMEEALSCVRRMKDEGIEMSLVTYSILVDGFAKLGNIEAAERWFKEAKERHPTLNAIIYGSIIYANCQTSNMDRAEELVREMEEEGIDAPIDIYHIMMDGYTSAGNEDKCLVVFDRLKECGFAPSVVSYGCLMNLYIKMGKVSKAFEVSERMKLAGIKHNMKTYSMLINGFIYLKDWANAFAIFEDVIRDGLKPDVVLYNNIIRAFCGMGNMDRALRIVEQMKKERHRPTSRTFIPIIHAFAKAGAIRKALDVFDMMRRSGCIPTVQTYNALILGLVEKCQMDKAVEVVDEMLLAGIRPNERTYTTIMDGYASLGDTGKAFEYFSRIKDEGLELDVYTYEALLKACCKSGRMQSALAVTKEMNAKNIPRNTFVYNILIDGWARRGDVWEAADLMQQMRQEGVQPDIHTYTSFVNACCKAGDMQKATNTIQEMKRVGVKPNVKTYTTLIHGWARASLPEKALKCFEEMKKSGLKPDKAVYHCLMTSLLSRATVAEDYIITGIHRVCEEMVESGLTVDMGTAVHWSRCLRKIERTGGDITEALQKTFPPDWNSHRNLNAASYDTRNNEGLNDSDHDDGPLYEVDSDSDDDTNTPAM; encoded by the exons ATGGTGAACTATTATGGAAGGCGTGGTGACATGCATCGTGCACGTGAAACCTTTGAAAAGATGCGTGCTCGAGGTATAGAGCCAACGGTTCATGTATATACCAA CCTCATCCATGCTTATGCGGTAGCTAGAGACATGGAAGAAGCACTATCTTGTGTAAGGAGAATGAAAGATGAAGGAATTGAAATGAGTTTGGTGACTTACAGCATCCTTGTTGATGGATTCGCGAAACTGGGCAACATAGA AGCTGCAGAGCGATGGTTTAAGGAGGCTAAAGAGAGGCATCCAACTTTAAATGCCATTATATATGGAAGCATCATCTATGCTAATTG CCAAACAAGCAATATGGACCGAGCTGAAGAGCTGGTTAGGGAGATGGAAGAAGAGGGTATTGATGCTCCAATTGATATATATCATATCATGATGGATGGTTATACTTCGGCAGGGAATGAGGATAAATGTCTCGTTGTATTTGATAGACTTAAA GAGTGTGGATTTGCTCCTTCAGTTGTCAGTTACGGATGTTTAATGAATCTCTATATCAAG ATGGGCAAAGTCTCCAAAGCTTTTGAGGTCAGTGAAAGGATGAAGCTAGCTGGCATAAAGCATAACATGAAGACATATTCCATGTTGATCAACGGCTTCATTTATTTGAAAGATTGGGCAAATGCTTTTGCAATTTTTGAGGATGTAATAAGAGATGGTTTGAAGCCAGATGTGGTGCTTTATAATAACATTATCAGAGCATTTTGTGGCATGGGTAACATGGACCGTGCTTTACGTATTGTTGAGCAAATGAAAAAGGAGAGGCATAGACCTACCTCGCGGACTTTTATACCGATTATACATGCCTTTGCTAAAGCTGGAGCAATAAGAAAGGCACTTGACGTTTTTGATATGATGAGAAGGAGTGGATGCATCCCAACTGTTCAAACTTATAATGCATTAATTCTTGGCCTTGTTGAGAAGTGTCAG ATGGACAAAGCTGTGGAAGTTGTAGATGAGATGTTGCTTGCAGGAATTAGGCCAAATGAGCGTACATATACAACCATTATGGATGGTTATGCATCTCTTGGTGATACAGGAAAAGCTtttgaatatttttcaagaattaaagatGAGGGTCTGGAGCTTGACGTATATACATATGAGGCATTGCTCAAGGCATGTTGTAAATCAGGCAGGATGCAAAGTGCTTTGGCAGTGACAAAAGAAATGAATGCCAAAAACATTCCCAGGAATACCTTTGTGTACAACATATTAATTGACGG ATGGGCTCGAAGAGGTGATGTTTGGGAGGCTGCTGATTTGATGCAACAAATGAGGCAAGAAGGAGTTCAACCTGACATCCATACCTATACTTCTTTCGTAAATGCTTGTTGTAAAGCTGGAGACATGCAG AAagcaacgaacacaattcaagagATGAAAAGGGTTGGGGTTAAACCCAATGTTAAAACCTATACCACTCTCATACACGGTTGGGCACGGGCTTCGCTTCCAGAAAAGGCTTTAAAATGCTTTGAAGAGATGAAGAAATCTGGTTTGAAGCCAGACAAAGCCGTATATCATTGTTTAATGACATCACTGTTGTCAAGAGCCACAGTTGCTGAAGATTACATAATAACGGGGATCCACCGTGTATGTGAAGAGATGGTGGAATCTGGATTGACTGTTGATATGGGAACTGCAGTTCATTGGTCCAGATGCTTGCGGAAGATTGAGAGAACCGGAGGTGATATAACAGAAGCCCTTCAGAAGACCTTCCCTCCTGATTGGAATTCCCACAGAAATCTTAATGCAGCGTCATATGATACCAGGAATAACGAAGGGTTAAACGATAGTGATCACGACGATGGTCCTTTGTATGAGGTTGACAGTGACAGTGACGATGATACAAATACCCCTGCAATGTAA